One Campylobacter concisus DNA segment encodes these proteins:
- the ccoN gene encoding cytochrome-c oxidase, cbb3-type subunit I, whose translation MRPSQLLHYDYSVAKLFMFATILFGIIGMVVGVVIAFQMACPELNYIAGEYSAFGRLRPLHTNGIIFGFMLSGIFATWYYIGQRVLKVSMSESPFLMLIGKLHFWLYMLVMVLAVVTLFMGESTAKEYAELEWPLDIAVVLVWVLWGVSIFGLIGIRREKTLYISVWYYIATFLGVAMLYLFNNMEVPTRLVSGYGSWLHSVSMYAGSNDALVQWWYGHNAVAFVFTVAIIAQIYYFLPKESGQPIFSYKLSLFSFWGLMFIYLWAGGHHLIYSATPDWMQTMGSVFSIVLILPSWGSAINILLTMKGEWAQLRESPLIKFMVLASTFYMFSTLEGPILSIKSVNALAHFTDWVPGHVHDGALGWVGFMIMAALYHMTPRVFKREIYSKSLMEAQFWIQTTGIVLYFASMWIAGITQGMMWRATDSYGNLLYSFIDTVVVLIPYYYIRAIGGLLYLVGFLMFAYNIYKSTSAKAILAEPKNASPMGGGAKASAEVM comes from the coding sequence ATGCGACCATCTCAGCTACTACACTATGATTATAGTGTAGCAAAGCTATTTATGTTTGCCACGATACTCTTTGGTATCATAGGCATGGTTGTTGGCGTAGTTATAGCTTTTCAAATGGCCTGTCCAGAGCTTAACTACATAGCCGGCGAATATTCGGCGTTTGGGAGGTTGCGTCCTCTTCATACTAATGGCATCATCTTTGGCTTCATGCTATCTGGCATATTTGCCACTTGGTACTACATCGGACAGCGTGTTTTAAAGGTCTCGATGAGTGAGTCGCCATTTTTGATGCTTATCGGCAAGCTTCATTTTTGGCTATATATGCTTGTTATGGTTTTGGCTGTTGTTACGCTTTTTATGGGCGAGAGCACAGCGAAAGAGTATGCCGAGCTTGAGTGGCCACTAGATATCGCAGTGGTCTTGGTTTGGGTGCTTTGGGGCGTTAGTATATTTGGCCTCATCGGTATCCGCCGCGAAAAGACGCTTTATATCTCAGTTTGGTACTACATCGCTACATTTTTAGGCGTTGCGATGCTATATCTTTTTAATAATATGGAAGTTCCAACAAGACTTGTTAGCGGATATGGCTCATGGCTACACTCTGTCTCTATGTATGCTGGCTCAAACGACGCTTTGGTTCAGTGGTGGTACGGCCACAATGCAGTTGCATTCGTCTTTACAGTGGCTATCATCGCTCAAATTTATTATTTCTTGCCAAAAGAGAGCGGTCAGCCGATATTTTCATATAAACTATCGCTATTTTCATTCTGGGGTCTTATGTTTATCTACCTTTGGGCTGGCGGACACCACCTAATATACTCTGCTACGCCTGATTGGATGCAGACTATGGGCTCAGTCTTTTCTATCGTTTTGATCCTGCCTTCATGGGGTTCAGCCATAAACATACTTCTTACGATGAAGGGCGAGTGGGCGCAGCTTAGAGAGAGTCCGCTTATTAAATTTATGGTTCTAGCTTCGACATTTTATATGTTCTCGACACTTGAAGGTCCGATACTTTCTATCAAGTCTGTAAATGCCCTAGCACACTTTACCGACTGGGTACCAGGACACGTTCATGACGGCGCGCTTGGCTGGGTTGGCTTTATGATCATGGCAGCACTTTATCACATGACGCCGCGCGTATTTAAGCGTGAAATTTACTCAAAGTCACTAATGGAAGCTCAGTTTTGGATACAAACAACAGGTATCGTTTTATACTTTGCATCTATGTGGATCGCTGGTATCACACAAGGTATGATGTGGAGAGCGACTGATAGCTACGGAAATTTACTCTACTCGTTCATAGACACGGTAGTTGTGCTTATCCCATACTACTATATAAGGGCTATTGGCGGACTTCTTTATCTAGTTGGCTTCTTGATGTTTGCTTATAACATCTACAAATCAACTTCTGCTAAAGCTATCTTAGCAGAGCCAAAAAACGCTTCGCCAATGGGCGGCGGGGCAAAAGCTAGCGCGGAGGTGATGTGA
- the ccoO gene encoding cytochrome-c oxidase, cbb3-type subunit II gives MFAWLEKNPFFFAVCVFIVIAYAGIVEILPDFANRARPLEGTKPYTVLELAGKNIYMQNGCNTCHSQMIRPFKAETDRYGMYSLSGEFAYDRPHLWGSKRTGPDLMRVGNYRTTDWHENHMLNPASVVPGSIMPAYPFLFKKNADIETAYAEALTVKKVFNTPYDEKDMPALGTLEQTNANVKAEAAAIVENMKDEQVKSAFEKGEIRQIVALIAYLNSLK, from the coding sequence ATGTTTGCTTGGTTAGAAAAAAATCCATTCTTTTTTGCAGTTTGTGTCTTTATAGTCATCGCTTACGCTGGTATAGTTGAGATTTTGCCAGACTTTGCAAACAGAGCTAGACCGCTTGAAGGCACAAAGCCTTACACCGTTTTAGAGCTAGCTGGTAAAAACATCTATATGCAAAATGGTTGCAACACTTGCCACTCTCAAATGATCCGTCCGTTTAAAGCTGAGACTGATAGATACGGCATGTACTCGCTAAGTGGCGAGTTTGCATACGATCGTCCGCACCTTTGGGGCTCAAAAAGAACGGGACCTGATCTTATGCGTGTGGGCAACTATAGAACGACTGACTGGCATGAAAATCACATGCTAAATCCAGCCTCAGTAGTGCCAGGCTCGATCATGCCAGCATATCCATTTTTGTTTAAGAAAAATGCTGATATAGAGACTGCTTACGCTGAAGCGCTAACGGTTAAAAAGGTCTTTAACACGCCTTATGACGAAAAAGATATGCCAGCACTTGGCACGCTAGAGCAGACAAATGCTAACGTCAAGGCTGAGGCTGCAGCTATCGTTGAAAATATGAAAGATGAGCAGGTAAAAAGTGCATTTGAAAAAGGTGAAATTCGCCAGATCGTAGCACTCATCGCTTATCTAAATAGCCTAAAGTAG
- a CDS encoding cytochrome c oxidase, cbb3-type, CcoQ subunit, translating into MENIREFQAYGYFFLTAFLAITLYAYFFHLYKSEKTGRRNYEKYSKLALNDEIGGEILERKTTKESVCNG; encoded by the coding sequence ATGGAGAACATTAGAGAGTTTCAAGCTTATGGCTATTTTTTCTTGACAGCATTTTTGGCGATCACTTTGTATGCCTACTTTTTTCATCTTTATAAGAGCGAAAAAACTGGCAGAAGAAACTACGAAAAGTACTCAAAACTAGCGCTTAACGATGAGATCGGTGGCGAAATTTTAGAGCGTAAGACTACAAAGGAGAGCGTATGCAATGGCTAA
- a CDS encoding cbb3-type cytochrome c oxidase N-terminal domain-containing protein, with translation MQWLNLEDNVNLLALIGAALIIVLTIVVAGRYVGQMKVKKDESVELSEHNWDGIGEYKNPVPLGWAVVFLLALVWAVWYYLLGYPLNSYSQIGEYNKEVKEANAKFEKEYANPSKETLHAMGESIYLVQCSACHGITGDGIGGKAANLQIWGSEKGIVETILNGSKGLDYPMGEMPAGLADADGAKAIAAYVAKEISAIKSTKNENLVATGKELYAACASCHGEDGKGMDGMSVDLSKYGSAGFVAEVLNRGKKGAIGTMPKFNDGRLNEIQQSAVGEYVISLSKGE, from the coding sequence ATGCAATGGCTAAATTTAGAAGATAATGTAAATTTACTAGCTCTTATAGGAGCGGCTCTAATCATCGTGCTTACCATCGTTGTGGCTGGTAGGTACGTGGGGCAGATGAAGGTTAAAAAAGATGAGAGCGTTGAGCTTAGCGAGCACAACTGGGACGGCATAGGTGAGTACAAAAATCCTGTCCCACTTGGCTGGGCGGTCGTCTTTTTGCTAGCGCTAGTTTGGGCGGTTTGGTACTATTTGCTAGGCTATCCTTTAAATTCTTACTCACAAATCGGCGAGTATAACAAAGAGGTCAAAGAAGCAAATGCCAAATTTGAAAAAGAGTATGCAAATCCAAGCAAAGAGACGCTTCACGCTATGGGTGAGAGCATATATCTCGTGCAGTGCTCAGCATGTCACGGCATCACAGGCGATGGCATAGGTGGCAAGGCTGCAAATTTACAAATTTGGGGCAGCGAAAAAGGCATAGTTGAGACTATACTTAATGGCTCAAAAGGGCTTGATTATCCTATGGGTGAGATGCCAGCAGGTTTAGCTGACGCTGATGGCGCAAAGGCGATCGCAGCATACGTAGCTAAAGAGATAAGCGCGATAAAAAGCACTAAAAATGAAAATTTAGTAGCAACTGGCAAAGAGCTTTATGCTGCATGTGCCTCATGCCACGGCGAAGATGGTAAGGGCATGGATGGTATGTCGGTTGATCTTAGCAAATATGGCTCGGCCGGTTTTGTGGCTGAGGTGCTAAATCGTGGCAAAAAAGGAGCGATCGGCACTATGCCTAAATTTAATGATGGCAGGCTAAACGAGATCCAGCAAAGCGCAGTTGGCGAGTACGTCATATCGCTATCAAAGGGCGAATAA
- a CDS encoding DUF4006 family protein, protein MENKNRNIFALNGISGFLIAVVLLLSILAVLTYVGIGLQKEVATKPYSLKDAASIEMKSVDNAKHVIVKEK, encoded by the coding sequence ATGGAAAATAAAAATAGAAACATCTTTGCCTTAAACGGCATTAGCGGGTTTTTAATAGCGGTGGTGCTTTTGCTCTCTATCCTAGCGGTGCTTACATACGTTGGCATCGGCCTGCAAAAAGAGGTCGCAACCAAGCCTTACTCACTAAAAGATGCAGCTAGCATCGAGATGAAGAGCGTAGATAACGCTAAACATGTCATTGTAAAGGAGAAGTGA
- a CDS encoding FixH family protein produces the protein MAKKSFWPYGIVLSIVAIILACVATIVVAINNPVEMDSAYMQSHQSVDENITFIKESEARFDEKFELKFEPEFKGLQGKFKFLLTPKSSEISSLSYEILLTRPQTNKDNKTLSASWQENELVSESVGLKEGRWQLLLRLSDKQDTRYYKFDFNATK, from the coding sequence ATGGCTAAAAAGAGCTTTTGGCCTTACGGCATCGTACTTAGTATAGTGGCTATCATCTTAGCTTGCGTAGCAACCATCGTTGTTGCGATCAACAACCCAGTCGAGATGGATAGTGCTTATATGCAAAGTCACCAAAGCGTCGATGAAAACATCACTTTTATAAAAGAGAGTGAGGCTAGGTTTGATGAAAAATTTGAGCTTAAATTCGAGCCAGAATTTAAAGGCTTGCAGGGTAAGTTTAAATTTCTTTTAACGCCAAAAAGCAGCGAAATTTCAAGCCTTAGCTATGAAATCTTACTCACTCGCCCACAAACAAACAAAGATAACAAAACATTAAGCGCCTCATGGCAAGAAAACGAGCTTGTAAGCGAGAGTGTTGGCCTAAAAGAGGGCAGGTGGCAGCTACTTTTAAGGCTTAGCGACAAGCAAGATACGAGATATTATAAATTTGATTTTAATGCTACAAAGTAA
- the nhaA gene encoding Na+/H+ antiporter NhaA, producing MDGIKEFLKHEASGGILLMIATVAALLCQNTFLSDFYNEFLNTKFTMSFGEYGLSKPLILWVNDGLMAVFFFLIGLELKREVLEGELKNPSQIALPAIGAAGGLIVPAVIFYLFTKHDSFMLGGWAIPTATDIAFALGILSLLGPRVPTSLKIFLMTLAIVDDLCAIVIIALFYTSELSAQMLAVASVCLAALFVLNRLGIKSKAAYLIVGAVMWVAVLKSGVHATLAGVVAAFFIPLSFKDEPGKSMLKSIEHDLHGWVAFGVLPIFAFVNAGISLRGVGLDEILSPVALGTALGLFVGKQIGVFGFSFLAIKFKLAKLPEGSNFIQLYGIAVLCGVGFTMSLFVNGLAYNDTDAFAYTDKLAILLGSVVSGAAGFILLKFSAKN from the coding sequence ATGGACGGAATAAAAGAGTTTTTAAAACACGAAGCCAGCGGCGGGATTTTGCTGATGATCGCTACGGTCGCGGCGCTACTGTGTCAAAATACGTTTTTGAGCGATTTTTACAACGAATTTTTAAATACCAAATTTACCATGAGCTTCGGCGAATACGGACTAAGCAAACCCCTGATCTTGTGGGTGAACGACGGGTTGATGGCGGTATTTTTCTTTCTCATCGGACTTGAGCTAAAGCGCGAGGTGCTGGAGGGCGAGCTAAAAAATCCGTCGCAAATCGCGCTGCCAGCGATCGGCGCGGCAGGCGGCCTGATAGTGCCCGCGGTTATCTTCTATCTTTTTACGAAGCACGACTCCTTCATGCTTGGCGGCTGGGCGATACCGACGGCGACGGATATCGCGTTTGCTCTGGGGATTTTGAGCCTACTCGGGCCTCGCGTACCGACTAGTTTAAAAATTTTCCTCATGACGCTAGCGATCGTCGACGACCTTTGCGCGATCGTGATTATCGCGCTATTTTACACGAGCGAGCTTAGCGCCCAAATGCTTGCGGTCGCGAGCGTTTGTCTAGCCGCGCTTTTCGTGCTAAACAGACTCGGCATAAAGAGCAAGGCGGCGTATCTGATCGTAGGCGCGGTGATGTGGGTAGCGGTGCTAAAATCAGGCGTTCACGCCACGCTTGCCGGCGTCGTGGCGGCCTTTTTCATACCGCTTAGCTTTAAAGACGAGCCGGGCAAATCTATGCTAAAAAGCATCGAGCACGACCTGCACGGCTGGGTAGCGTTTGGCGTGCTGCCGATATTTGCCTTCGTAAACGCAGGCATCTCACTGCGAGGCGTCGGACTGGACGAGATTTTGTCTCCGGTCGCGCTAGGCACGGCGCTGGGGCTTTTCGTCGGCAAGCAAATCGGAGTATTTGGATTTAGCTTTTTAGCGATCAAATTTAAGCTAGCCAAGCTGCCCGAGGGGTCAAATTTCATCCAGCTTTACGGCATCGCCGTGCTTTGCGGCGTAGGATTTACGATGAGCCTTTTCGTTAACGGCCTAGCCTACAACGACACGGACGCCTTTGCCTACACCGACAAGCTCGCTATCTTGCTAGGTTCGGTAGTTTCGGGTGCCGCGGGGTTTATATTGCTTAAATTTAGCGCCAAAAACTAA
- a CDS encoding PD-(D/E)XK nuclease family protein, with the protein MRNLNQLFVFTNSRKIREFNAGFNDELIPKSLSIAEFYKKVVFVNGRFECDSTYALVLMNRACASVKEANSVLKIPTEFFEFLKNNNYLFSFFKELAISKKSIADIKFNDIYADFEEHLSILEAVLKEYESLLDKEDLYDDITLPKIYSINEAYIRSFSEISLHIDGILSEFEWEILEKISKLTTLKIIFQTSVFNKKLIEKIRQISAISEFENYKKYELNLNTNELTCLENITKFEPVLVREFATRSLQCAYAMAKASEFVREGIKPENIAVILPDEGFSEILRLHDSAKIFNYAMGESFKNTKFYEALYYITRAINEEASPVFDQSKCESYEELGFILSEFGVSEQFFEKFKAGYFELCEFTKFKELIDELLALENEPKCEEKLALELFRMENLCRYFSFSLKQLSEIFLLNISRLSIDDVGGGKISVMGMLESRGMKFDGVIIVDFNDNFIPARSANEMFLNSKVRQKAGLISYVERENLQRFYYESLINNAKKVAISCCVNEESIPSRFLKNFKTIKDEKFSDEAYLKLFLKGEASLNLKDDEVILEHDFFTNPLSFSTLNLFLTCPRKYYYTKIAGIKPAKGVAKELGTKQGNSVHSALFEYYTSEFYKQNNTFDLAVFKEMLTKQNLTPLEFEIWTHKFKEYEIYENERLRAGFRVLECEKEVQSEFCGVQIKGFIDRIDADASGDVLILDYKTGEANVNSLQLAFYEALYGREVRSAYYALKNEPSLVSSKKSVEDLNGEIEKLKGINKTKINFERKSGACAFCEYATLCRREL; encoded by the coding sequence ATGCGCAATTTAAATCAACTTTTCGTCTTTACAAACTCGCGTAAGATCAGGGAATTTAACGCTGGTTTTAATGACGAGCTAATACCAAAAAGCCTAAGTATCGCAGAGTTTTATAAAAAGGTCGTTTTTGTAAATGGCCGCTTTGAGTGCGATAGCACCTACGCTTTGGTGCTTATGAACAGAGCCTGTGCCAGCGTCAAAGAGGCAAACTCGGTGCTAAAAATACCAACTGAGTTTTTTGAGTTTTTGAAAAATAACAACTATCTTTTTTCGTTTTTTAAAGAGCTTGCTATCAGCAAAAAGAGCATTGCTGATATTAAATTTAACGATATTTATGCTGATTTTGAGGAGCATCTAAGCATACTTGAAGCGGTTTTAAAAGAGTATGAGAGCTTGCTTGATAAAGAAGATCTTTATGATGATATAACCTTGCCAAAAATTTACTCCATCAATGAAGCTTACATAAGAAGTTTTAGTGAAATTTCACTGCACATTGATGGCATTTTAAGCGAGTTTGAGTGGGAAATTTTAGAAAAAATATCAAAACTAACAACGCTAAAGATCATCTTTCAAACTAGCGTTTTTAATAAAAAACTAATCGAAAAGATAAGGCAAATTTCAGCCATTAGCGAGTTTGAAAACTATAAAAAATATGAGCTAAATTTAAATACAAACGAGCTAACTTGCCTAGAAAATATCACAAAATTTGAGCCAGTTTTAGTAAGAGAATTTGCCACAAGAAGCTTGCAGTGCGCTTACGCTATGGCAAAGGCGAGTGAGTTTGTGCGTGAGGGCATAAAGCCTGAAAATATCGCTGTCATATTGCCAGATGAGGGCTTTAGCGAGATTTTAAGGCTTCATGATAGCGCTAAAATTTTCAACTACGCCATGGGCGAGAGCTTTAAAAATACAAAATTTTATGAAGCACTTTACTACATCACAAGAGCGATCAACGAAGAGGCAAGCCCAGTTTTTGATCAAAGCAAGTGTGAGAGCTACGAGGAGCTTGGCTTTATTTTAAGCGAATTTGGCGTGAGTGAGCAGTTTTTTGAGAAATTTAAGGCTGGCTATTTTGAGCTGTGCGAATTTACTAAATTTAAAGAGCTAATAGACGAGCTTTTGGCGCTTGAAAATGAGCCAAAATGCGAAGAGAAGCTCGCGCTTGAGCTTTTTAGGATGGAGAATTTATGCAGGTATTTTAGCTTTAGCTTAAAGCAGCTAAGTGAAATTTTCTTGCTAAATATCTCGCGCCTAAGCATCGACGACGTGGGCGGCGGAAAGATCAGCGTCATGGGCATGCTAGAGAGCCGTGGGATGAAATTTGATGGCGTCATCATAGTTGATTTTAATGACAACTTCATCCCCGCAAGAAGCGCAAACGAGATGTTTTTAAACTCAAAAGTGAGGCAAAAAGCGGGGCTTATAAGCTATGTGGAGCGTGAAAATTTGCAGAGATTTTACTACGAAAGCCTCATAAATAACGCCAAAAAAGTGGCGATAAGCTGCTGTGTAAATGAAGAGAGCATACCTTCAAGATTTTTAAAAAATTTCAAAACGATAAAAGATGAGAAATTTAGCGACGAGGCCTATTTGAAGCTATTTTTAAAGGGAGAGGCGAGCTTAAATTTAAAGGATGATGAGGTTATTTTAGAACATGATTTTTTCACAAACCCACTCTCGTTTTCGACGCTAAATTTATTTCTAACCTGCCCAAGAAAATACTACTACACAAAGATAGCTGGCATAAAGCCTGCAAAAGGCGTAGCAAAAGAGCTTGGTACAAAACAAGGAAATAGCGTTCATAGCGCACTTTTTGAGTATTACACGAGTGAATTTTATAAGCAAAATAACACCTTTGATCTAGCCGTTTTTAAAGAGATGCTAACAAAGCAAAATCTTACGCCACTTGAGTTTGAAATTTGGACGCATAAATTTAAAGAGTATGAAATTTATGAAAACGAGCGTTTAAGGGCTGGTTTTAGGGTGCTTGAGTGCGAAAAAGAGGTGCAAAGCGAGTTTTGCGGCGTGCAGATAAAGGGATTTATCGATAGGATCGATGCGGACGCAAGCGGCGACGTGCTTATACTTGATTATAAAACGGGCGAAGCAAATGTAAATTCGCTCCAGCTTGCCTTTTACGAGGCGCTTTACGGCAGAGAGGTGCGAAGTGCTTACTATGCCCTAAAAAACGAGCCTAGCTTAGTTAGCTCGAAAAAAAGCGTAGAGGATCTAAACGGCGAGATAGAAAAGCTAAAAGGCATAAACAAAACCAAGATAAATTTTGAAAGAAAGAGCGGTGCTTGCGCATTTTGCGAATACGCTACACTTTGCAGGAGAGAGTTATGA
- a CDS encoding RecB-like helicase: MKNFLALKASAGSGKTFALSVRYIALVLRGENINEIVALTFTKKAANEMKERIIATFLDLQNKKGELEAVCAELDISQDEAIKRRDERLGVFLQSELKIYTFDAFFSGILKKFSQNLGLSPDYSVQDSLQDLAWKKFVKEASKDKKLLSELALMMIISSQKEASFSQTLAKFYESFGGELKDSGASYPDDSKVRAAQRALNEHIALQNGASDTAKKTFGEQNLFELFKNKVFARQSLDYRTFSKIYTPELDRLFCELKEAAKNYILEVEKYRLSGFSKLLKLYKASNLELNKEINALSFADINKLVFKLLVQSLDKEALYFRLDGRINHLLVDEFQDTNVIQYEIILPLIAEIVSGYGQNGLGSFFYVGDTKQSIYKFRGGKKELFDKLGDDFSQIDIENLPSNYRSLKALVKFNNAVFEEIYHRYGLSFEPQEPAKKDETLSYEVSDECAYFEVEKDDYGYLRVLSGEDIAGAVVSQAKELLKAGVNASDITVLCWKNSDISLISEVLSSEGIKSVNEGTLELKRTPLVAAIIEYAKFCLFKEEIYEKNVKVLVNANVKKLNIKPEESATNSLFYLAKNLGISMADVDILRLFELSVGYKNLSDFIFNLENFSSKISPKSSDGVRVMTVHKSKGLEFAHVIVCDMMGKGRGDDSNFITEYSEKGEWIVKSKISGRENFDSDYASVLEQMKELEKQENINKIYVAFTRATKSLIIIKQAVPSGSSPSFFSFYTKSDKSEANDYLDLKEFSFGKILPSKSEQKELKKDEKMPEILKIERQEIEAKEQKTSGKNLSAIYFGLAFHYLLEMSEKFDEISLEKAKNLMLNKFHKFLTLEVLEDALTRAKMLIGEQKFIECIKGKEIYKEQPFKVKNELKQMDLFCFNDREICVIDYKTTDKNIEENKKQVEEYKDALAKFYEKHSIIAVIFYALEGKISYIEV, from the coding sequence ATGAAAAATTTTTTAGCCCTAAAAGCAAGTGCTGGAAGCGGTAAAACCTTTGCACTAAGCGTTCGCTACATCGCTTTGGTGCTTCGAGGTGAAAATATAAACGAGATCGTCGCTCTAACTTTTACAAAAAAAGCAGCAAACGAGATGAAAGAGCGCATAATCGCTACTTTTTTGGACTTGCAAAACAAAAAAGGCGAGCTTGAAGCGGTGTGCGCGGAGCTTGATATAAGCCAAGATGAGGCGATAAAAAGGCGAGATGAGAGGCTTGGCGTCTTTTTGCAAAGCGAGCTAAAAATTTATACATTTGATGCGTTTTTCTCTGGGATACTAAAGAAATTTAGCCAAAATTTAGGGCTTAGCCCTGATTACAGCGTGCAAGATAGCTTGCAAGATCTGGCGTGGAAAAAATTTGTAAAAGAGGCGAGCAAGGATAAAAAGCTTCTTAGCGAGCTGGCCTTAATGATGATCATCTCAAGCCAAAAGGAGGCTAGCTTTTCGCAGACTCTGGCGAAATTTTATGAGAGTTTTGGTGGAGAGCTAAAAGATAGTGGCGCAAGCTATCCAGATGATAGCAAGGTAAGGGCGGCGCAAAGGGCGTTAAATGAGCATATAGCCTTGCAAAATGGCGCTAGCGATACGGCTAAAAAGACATTTGGCGAGCAGAATTTATTTGAGCTATTTAAGAATAAGGTTTTTGCTAGGCAAAGCCTAGACTACCGCACTTTTAGCAAAATTTACACCCCTGAGCTTGATAGGCTTTTTTGTGAGCTAAAAGAGGCAGCGAAAAACTACATCTTAGAGGTTGAAAAGTATAGGCTAAGTGGTTTTAGTAAGCTATTAAAGCTTTATAAGGCTTCAAATTTAGAGCTAAACAAGGAGATAAATGCGCTAAGTTTTGCTGATATAAACAAGCTGGTTTTTAAGCTTTTGGTGCAAAGCTTAGACAAAGAGGCACTTTATTTTAGGCTTGATGGCAGGATAAATCACCTCTTGGTTGATGAGTTTCAAGATACAAACGTAATCCAGTATGAGATCATCTTACCGCTCATCGCTGAAATCGTCTCTGGATACGGACAAAACGGGCTTGGGAGCTTCTTTTACGTCGGCGATACGAAGCAGAGCATCTATAAATTTAGAGGCGGCAAAAAGGAGCTTTTTGATAAGCTTGGAGATGATTTTAGCCAGATAGATATAGAAAATTTACCAAGCAACTACCGCAGTTTAAAGGCTTTGGTGAAATTTAATAACGCTGTTTTTGAAGAAATTTATCATAGATATGGGCTTAGTTTTGAGCCGCAAGAGCCAGCCAAAAAAGATGAGACGCTAAGCTACGAGGTAAGCGACGAGTGTGCATACTTTGAAGTAGAAAAAGACGACTACGGCTACTTGCGTGTGCTAAGTGGTGAAGATATCGCAGGTGCGGTCGTTTCGCAGGCAAAAGAGCTTTTAAAAGCTGGCGTAAATGCAAGCGATATAACCGTGCTTTGCTGGAAAAATAGCGACATCAGTCTCATCTCAGAAGTGCTTAGCAGTGAAGGGATAAAAAGCGTCAATGAAGGCACTTTGGAGCTAAAAAGAACGCCACTTGTCGCAGCGATCATCGAGTATGCGAAATTTTGCCTATTTAAAGAAGAAATTTATGAAAAAAATGTAAAAGTGCTAGTAAATGCAAATGTCAAAAAACTAAATATAAAGCCTGAAGAGAGCGCTACAAATAGCCTATTTTACTTAGCTAAAAATTTAGGCATAAGCATGGCAGACGTTGATATCTTGAGGCTGTTTGAGCTAAGCGTGGGGTATAAAAATTTAAGTGATTTTATATTTAACCTTGAAAACTTTAGCTCAAAGATCAGTCCAAAAAGTAGCGACGGCGTGAGAGTGATGACCGTGCATAAGTCAAAGGGGCTAGAATTCGCTCACGTCATAGTTTGCGATATGATGGGCAAGGGCAGGGGTGATGACTCAAATTTCATAACCGAATACAGCGAAAAGGGCGAATGGATCGTAAAGAGTAAAATTTCAGGTAGAGAGAATTTTGATAGCGACTATGCAAGCGTTTTAGAGCAGATGAAAGAGCTTGAAAAGCAAGAAAATATCAATAAAATTTACGTCGCATTCACAAGAGCCACAAAGTCGCTCATAATCATCAAACAAGCCGTCCCAAGCGGAAGTAGCCCAAGCTTTTTTTCATTTTACACAAAAAGCGACAAGAGCGAAGCAAACGACTATCTTGATCTAAAAGAGTTTAGCTTCGGCAAAATTTTGCCTAGCAAGAGCGAGCAAAAAGAGCTAAAAAAAGATGAAAAAATGCCTGAAATTTTAAAGATAGAGAGGCAAGAGATTGAGGCAAAAGAGCAAAAGACGAGTGGTAAAAATTTAAGCGCGATATATTTTGGCCTTGCGTTTCACTATCTGCTTGAGATGAGCGAAAAATTTGATGAAATTTCACTAGAAAAAGCTAAAAATTTGATGCTAAATAAATTTCATAAATTTTTGACACTTGAAGTCCTTGAAGATGCCCTTACTAGGGCAAAAATGCTTATAGGAGAGCAAAAATTTATAGAGTGCATAAAGGGCAAAGAAATTTACAAAGAGCAGCCATTCAAAGTAAAAAATGAGCTAAAACAGATGGATCTTTTTTGCTTTAATGATCGTGAAATTTGCGTGATTGATTATAAAACGACAGATAAAAATATAGAAGAGAACAAAAAACAGGTAGAAGAGTATAAAGATGCGCTCGCTAAATTTTATGAAAAACATAGTATAATCGCCGTCATCTTCTATGCACTTGAAGGCAAAATTTCATATATTGAAGTTTAA
- the rplM gene encoding 50S ribosomal protein L13 codes for MTKITKPNEVKRDWIVVDAAGKRFGRLLTEVATILRGKNKPCFTPNVDCGDYVIIINASKVEFTGNNKAEDKLYHRHSGYFGSVKSEKFGDLIANKPEKLFKLAVRGMLPKTKLGREMIKKLKVYAGSEHPHTAQIAKKEGK; via the coding sequence ATGACAAAAATAACAAAGCCAAACGAAGTTAAGCGAGACTGGATCGTAGTCGATGCAGCTGGTAAGCGCTTTGGTAGATTGCTAACTGAGGTAGCAACTATACTTCGTGGCAAAAACAAACCATGCTTCACGCCAAACGTAGATTGTGGCGACTATGTTATCATCATAAATGCTTCTAAAGTAGAATTTACTGGTAATAACAAAGCTGAAGATAAACTTTATCACAGACACTCAGGATATTTTGGCAGCGTAAAGAGCGAGAAATTCGGCGATTTGATAGCAAATAAGCCAGAAAAACTTTTCAAGCTAGCTGTTCGTGGCATGCTTCCAAAGACAAAACTTGGAAGAGAGATGATAAAAAAACTAAAAGTTTATGCTGGCAGTGAGCATCCTCATACGGCACAAATAGCTAAAAAAGAAGGAAAATAA